A region of Roseobacter litoralis Och 149 DNA encodes the following proteins:
- a CDS encoding cobyric acid synthase — protein sequence MGRAIMLQGTGSDVGKSLLVAGLCRAAKRRGISVAPFKPQNMSNNAAATTDGGEIGRAQALQAFACGLDPTVDMNPILLKPETETGSQVIVQGQRMTSVAAGDYAKLKPKLLGPVLDSFNRLKAQYDLIIVEGAGSPAEVNLRSNDIANMGFSEAAQVPVLLCGDINRGGVIAQVVGTQAVISRADAGMIKGFFINKFRGDPKLFDEGYEIIKNHTGWPGFGVLPWFADAWKLPAEDAYDIKTPTRKDGLHIVCLHLSRIANFDDLDPLSHEPDVQMTMLRAGEVLPADADIVILPGSKSTRGDLAFLRAQGWDIDLAAHLRRGGHVLGLCGGYQMLGQSIVDPDGIEGPPGTTEGLGFLDITTVMTPQKRVARITAKHAQSGAMFPAYEIHVGRTEGPDCARPFAYVDGKPDGAISQNARVMGTYLHGMFTDDAFRAQWLAQFDVTQNASYTATVETTLDALATHLETHADVDGILGLAL from the coding sequence ATGGGTCGCGCGATCATGCTGCAGGGCACAGGCTCTGATGTAGGCAAGTCGCTTTTGGTGGCAGGGCTTTGCCGCGCCGCCAAGCGTCGCGGAATATCTGTCGCGCCGTTCAAGCCGCAAAACATGTCCAACAACGCAGCAGCCACGACAGACGGGGGCGAGATCGGCCGCGCGCAGGCTTTGCAGGCTTTTGCCTGCGGGCTTGACCCGACGGTGGACATGAACCCGATCCTGCTCAAGCCTGAAACCGAAACCGGCTCGCAGGTGATTGTTCAGGGCCAGCGCATGACCTCCGTTGCGGCGGGCGATTATGCAAAGCTGAAACCGAAATTGCTCGGCCCTGTGCTCGACAGCTTCAACCGGCTCAAGGCGCAATATGATCTGATCATCGTCGAAGGCGCGGGCAGCCCGGCAGAGGTGAATCTGCGCAGCAATGATATCGCCAATATGGGCTTTTCTGAGGCGGCGCAGGTTCCCGTGCTGCTTTGTGGAGACATCAACCGAGGCGGTGTGATCGCGCAGGTGGTAGGTACGCAAGCAGTGATATCGCGCGCTGACGCAGGAATGATAAAAGGGTTTTTTATCAACAAGTTTCGCGGCGATCCGAAACTTTTTGATGAAGGCTATGAGATCATAAAAAACCATACTGGCTGGCCCGGCTTTGGCGTGCTGCCGTGGTTTGCTGATGCCTGGAAGCTCCCGGCTGAAGACGCCTATGATATCAAAACGCCAACTCGCAAAGACGGCCTACACATCGTGTGTCTGCACCTGTCTCGCATCGCAAATTTCGATGACTTGGACCCGCTGAGCCATGAACCGGACGTACAGATGACCATGCTGCGCGCCGGTGAGGTTTTGCCTGCGGATGCGGATATCGTGATCTTGCCGGGCAGCAAATCAACGCGGGGTGATCTGGCCTTCCTGCGTGCGCAAGGATGGGACATTGATCTGGCCGCGCATCTGCGCCGTGGCGGCCATGTGCTGGGCTTGTGCGGCGGGTATCAGATGCTGGGGCAGTCCATTGTCGACCCTGATGGCATAGAAGGCCCCCCCGGCACGACGGAGGGTTTGGGGTTTCTGGACATCACCACGGTCATGACGCCGCAAAAACGGGTCGCCCGGATCACAGCGAAACACGCGCAGAGCGGCGCGATGTTCCCCGCCTATGAAATTCACGTTGGCCGCACAGAAGGGCCCGACTGCGCCCGCCCCTTTGCTTATGTTGACGGGAAACCCGATGGTGCGATCAGTCAGAACGCGCGGGTCATGGGCACCTATCTGCACGGTATGTTCACGGATGATGCGTTCAGGGCGCAATGGCTTGCACAGTTCGATGTGACGCAGAACGCATCCTACACGGCGACGGTTGAAACCACCCTTGACGCTCTGGCGACGCATCTTGAAACCCATGCGGATGTTGACGGTATACTGGGGCTGGCGCTTTAG
- a CDS encoding gamma-glutamyltransferase family protein, protein MELSAHHPYPSRRSAVAADNIVSSSHPLATQAGVSMMAQGGNAVDAALATAIALTVVEPTGNGIGSDAFAILWDGQDLHGLNASGRAPADYTPERFAGLDQIPMHGWGSVTVPGAVSAWVALSDRFGKLPFPALFEPAIRYAEHGFPVSPVIAKLWQRAAEQLAAQPGFADAFLPGGRAPRAGDYFQSAGHARSLRLIAETKGKAFYEGVLAEEIAAHAQAHGGALTAADLAAHKADWCGTIARDFDAVTLHEIPPNGQGIAALMGLGILSQTNIRDLDPDSAQAFHLQVEAMKLALRDAEGFVADADHMTSVTAQDLLDDAYLATRAAEINVNTASDFKSGAPKRGGTVYLSAADASGMMVSFIQSNYMGFGSGVVVPNTGISMQNRGFGFSLDPSHQNHIAPGKRPFHTIIPGFLMRDGAPLMSFGVMGGPMQAQGHVQMVLRTQLWGQDPQMAVDAPRWRVTQGLGVACETTMAPDTISTLRAMGHDITLETPDNAFGFGGAQLIHRQPGRGYVAGSDPRKDGCAIGF, encoded by the coding sequence ATGGAACTCAGCGCACATCACCCCTATCCCTCGCGACGCTCTGCTGTTGCGGCAGATAACATCGTGTCATCCTCGCATCCTTTGGCCACGCAAGCCGGGGTGTCCATGATGGCGCAGGGCGGAAATGCGGTGGATGCCGCCCTTGCCACCGCGATTGCGCTGACCGTCGTTGAGCCAACAGGCAATGGCATCGGCTCAGATGCCTTTGCCATTTTGTGGGATGGGCAGGACTTGCATGGGTTAAACGCATCCGGCCGTGCGCCGGCCGATTATACACCTGAGCGGTTTGCCGGGCTTGATCAGATACCGATGCACGGCTGGGGCTCTGTCACTGTACCGGGGGCGGTGTCGGCCTGGGTTGCGCTGTCGGACCGCTTTGGCAAATTGCCCTTTCCGGCCTTGTTTGAACCAGCGATCCGCTATGCGGAACACGGATTTCCTGTCTCGCCCGTCATTGCAAAATTATGGCAGCGCGCGGCAGAGCAACTGGCCGCTCAGCCCGGCTTTGCCGATGCTTTCCTTCCCGGTGGCCGCGCCCCGCGCGCAGGCGATTATTTCCAAAGTGCCGGTCACGCCCGTTCATTGCGACTGATCGCCGAAACCAAGGGGAAAGCGTTCTATGAAGGTGTGCTGGCCGAGGAAATCGCGGCGCATGCGCAGGCCCATGGCGGCGCGCTGACGGCGGCGGATCTGGCGGCGCACAAGGCAGATTGGTGCGGCACAATCGCGCGCGATTTTGACGCGGTAACGCTGCATGAAATCCCGCCAAACGGTCAGGGCATCGCGGCGCTTATGGGCTTGGGTATCCTGTCCCAGACCAACATCCGTGACCTTGACCCTGACAGCGCGCAGGCTTTCCATTTACAGGTTGAGGCCATGAAACTTGCCCTGCGCGACGCCGAAGGCTTCGTGGCGGATGCGGATCACATGACATCCGTCACCGCACAGGACTTGCTGGACGATGCGTATCTCGCAACGCGGGCGGCGGAAATCAATGTGAACACCGCAAGCGACTTTAAATCAGGCGCGCCGAAACGCGGCGGCACCGTGTATCTGAGCGCAGCAGATGCAAGTGGGATGATGGTTTCATTCATTCAATCTAATTATATGGGTTTTGGGTCCGGCGTGGTTGTGCCGAATACCGGAATATCAATGCAAAACAGGGGTTTCGGGTTTTCTCTTGACCCATCACATCAAAATCACATCGCCCCCGGCAAACGCCCGTTTCATACGATTATCCCCGGCTTCCTCATGCGCGACGGCGCGCCCCTGATGAGCTTTGGGGTCATGGGGGGCCCCATGCAGGCGCAAGGGCATGTTCAGATGGTGTTGCGTACGCAACTCTGGGGTCAGGACCCACAGATGGCGGTGGATGCCCCCCGCTGGCGCGTGACGCAAGGTCTCGGCGTCGCATGCGAAACGACCATGGCCCCCGATACGATTTCGACCCTGCGCGCGATGGGGCATGACATCACGCTGGAAACCCCGGACAATGCCTTTGGTTTTGGCGGCGCGCAGCTCATTCACCGCCAGCCGGGGCGCGGGTATGTCGCCGGCTCCGACCCACGCAAAGACGGCTGCGCCATTGGCTTTTAA
- a CDS encoding MurR/RpiR family transcriptional regulator, with amino-acid sequence MAEAAQTISDRIQQKLEDLTRAERQLALSILENYPASGLGPLTALAKDANVSVPTVARMVQKLGYKGYPDFQAELREELRAKVKSPIAKHETWAEAAPSGHILNRFTDAVIDNIRHTLGHIDPAGFDEACALVADPARHLYIVGGRITHTMAEYLFLHMQVIRPNLTHVQSTSNSWPHYLLNAGKGDVFVIFDVRRYENNTLKLAELAHARGARIVLFTDQWRSPVHPLADITLSSRIVVPSAWDSAATTLLLVETMIAAVQGLHWDETKERMQELEDIFDSTKLFRKFT; translated from the coding sequence ATGGCAGAAGCCGCGCAGACCATATCGGATCGTATCCAGCAAAAGCTGGAAGACCTCACGCGTGCCGAGCGGCAGTTGGCCCTCTCGATTCTCGAAAATTACCCGGCCTCTGGTCTTGGTCCTTTGACCGCGCTGGCCAAGGATGCCAATGTGTCGGTGCCGACGGTGGCGCGGATGGTGCAAAAGCTGGGGTACAAAGGCTACCCCGACTTTCAGGCCGAACTGCGCGAGGAATTGCGCGCCAAGGTCAAAAGCCCCATCGCCAAGCATGAAACATGGGCGGAGGCTGCGCCCTCGGGTCATATCCTCAACCGTTTTACCGATGCGGTGATCGACAACATCCGTCATACGCTGGGCCACATTGATCCGGCAGGCTTTGATGAGGCCTGTGCGCTGGTCGCCGATCCCGCGCGGCATCTCTATATCGTGGGGGGGCGGATCACGCATACAATGGCGGAATATCTTTTTCTGCACATGCAGGTGATCCGCCCGAACCTGACGCATGTGCAGTCCACATCAAACAGCTGGCCGCACTATTTGTTGAATGCGGGCAAGGGGGATGTCTTTGTGATCTTTGACGTGCGGCGCTATGAAAACAACACGCTGAAACTGGCGGAACTGGCCCATGCGCGCGGCGCGCGGATCGTGCTCTTTACCGATCAGTGGCGATCGCCGGTGCATCCGCTGGCCGATATCACGCTCAGCAGTCGTATCGTTGTGCCCTCGGCGTGGGATTCAGCCGCCACCACATTACTGTTGGTCGAAACGATGATTGCCGCCGTGCAGGGGCTGCATTGGGACGAGACCAAAGAGCGCATGCAAGAGCTGGAAGACATCTTTGACAGCACCAAGCTGTTCCGAAAATTTACCTGA
- a CDS encoding ABC transporter substrate-binding protein → MHKVLAISIIASMIAVGGAQAQSCHEGKTISAGKLTIATGNPAYYPWVLDDAPESGQGFEAAVAYALAGKMGFMQGDVIWTRTSFDQAIQPGAKDFDLNMQQFSITEQRDKVVDFSLPYYTAPMAVLVRGADGLTADMATLKRLKWGVVATTTALPVVMEKIAPESPPLIYDDNVNVVEAMKAGQIDAALFDLPTALYLGAVVLEGGQVLGQFTADETKNPDHFGALMTEGNPLKECVDAALTEMKADGSLAAIEAQWLQEATGVPLIQ, encoded by the coding sequence ATGCATAAGGTCCTGGCCATTTCCATCATTGCGTCAATGATTGCCGTGGGCGGCGCGCAGGCGCAAAGCTGCCACGAGGGCAAGACCATCAGCGCGGGCAAGCTGACCATCGCCACCGGCAACCCGGCCTATTACCCTTGGGTGCTGGATGATGCACCGGAAAGCGGGCAGGGGTTCGAGGCGGCAGTGGCCTATGCGCTGGCGGGCAAGATGGGGTTTATGCAGGGCGACGTGATCTGGACCCGCACGTCATTTGATCAGGCGATCCAGCCGGGGGCAAAAGACTTCGATCTGAACATGCAGCAGTTTTCCATCACGGAACAGCGCGATAAAGTCGTGGATTTTTCACTGCCTTACTACACCGCACCGATGGCAGTGCTGGTGCGTGGCGCGGACGGGCTGACCGCTGATATGGCAACATTGAAACGGTTGAAATGGGGTGTCGTCGCGACCACGACCGCGCTGCCGGTGGTCATGGAAAAGATCGCGCCTGAAAGCCCTCCGCTGATTTATGACGACAATGTCAATGTGGTCGAGGCCATGAAAGCGGGTCAGATAGATGCAGCACTCTTTGATCTGCCCACCGCGCTTTATCTGGGGGCGGTTGTGTTGGAGGGTGGGCAAGTGCTTGGCCAGTTTACCGCGGATGAAACCAAGAACCCTGATCATTTCGGCGCGCTTATGACCGAAGGCAATCCGCTGAAGGAATGTGTTGATGCGGCACTTACGGAGATGAAGGCCGATGGCAGCCTTGCCGCTATCGAGGCGCAATGGTTGCAGGAAGCGACCGGTGTGCCACTGATCCAGTGA
- a CDS encoding amino acid ABC transporter ATP-binding protein: MPEAKLSLRGVQKSFADNQVLSGIDLDVHAGEMICLIGASGSGKSTLLRCINQLEAIDEGSIWLDGVDISEPGIDLAPIRRRIGIVFQSYNLFPHMSAIENVQLAPRRVLKQSADARTDKAEALFNRFGLAQHMHKYPDQLSGGQQQRVAVIRALAMEPEIMLFDEITAALDPELVGEVLSVLRHLRAEGMTMLLATHEMGFAREVADRICFMDGGRILEQGKPEQIFTAPQKPRTQAFLKAVLR; this comes from the coding sequence ATGCCCGAAGCTAAACTGTCGCTGCGCGGCGTGCAGAAATCCTTTGCGGACAATCAGGTTCTGTCCGGTATTGATCTGGATGTGCATGCGGGCGAAATGATCTGCCTGATTGGCGCGTCGGGGTCGGGTAAATCGACGCTCCTGCGCTGCATCAACCAGCTTGAAGCAATTGATGAAGGGTCAATCTGGCTTGACGGTGTGGATATCTCGGAACCGGGGATTGATCTGGCCCCGATCCGACGGCGCATTGGCATCGTCTTTCAATCATACAACCTGTTTCCGCATATGAGCGCGATTGAGAATGTGCAACTGGCGCCGCGCCGGGTGCTGAAACAATCGGCGGATGCCCGAACCGACAAGGCCGAGGCGTTGTTTAACCGCTTTGGCCTCGCGCAGCATATGCATAAGTATCCCGACCAGTTGTCAGGGGGGCAACAGCAGCGTGTCGCCGTGATCCGTGCGCTGGCCATGGAACCCGAAATCATGCTGTTTGATGAAATTACGGCGGCCCTTGATCCTGAACTCGTGGGCGAGGTGCTCAGCGTTTTGCGCCATCTGCGCGCCGAAGGTATGACGATGTTGCTTGCGACCCATGAAATGGGCTTTGCTCGCGAGGTGGCGGATCGCATCTGCTTTATGGATGGCGGGCGTATCCTTGAGCAGGGGAAACCGGAGCAGATATTCACGGCACCGCAAAAACCACGGACCCAAGCGTTTCTGAAAGCAGTGCTGCGATAA
- the dctP gene encoding TRAP transporter substrate-binding protein DctP → MFRNAILGAVALSAVSGAAIAQEKMRISLQLPLTSHLGENLVLFEKEVEERTGGAIDVEIYDSATLYKDKEVPAAVGSGAIEAGVASLTRYVGDAPVVDVFYMPFLFNTEDKVRAAVAEGSPVRAVLEEEIAKTGGQVLYWQAYGGAILLSQGGPIRTPEDMKGKKARVFGKTLGDFVTAAGGAPTLISGSEQYLAYQRGTVDVGMTGISGVKSRKLWEVMDTITKTNHANIEFVVVVNNDWWDGLSPELQGHIKAAAQVAQDDVRDRMSGIEAAAYKAAEENGMTIVDLSDAELAAWQEVAQPVYDSYLEATGEAGQKILDSLGAGGS, encoded by the coding sequence ATGTTCAGAAATGCAATATTGGGCGCTGTTGCGTTGAGCGCCGTGAGCGGTGCCGCCATTGCGCAGGAGAAAATGCGCATCTCGTTGCAGCTGCCACTGACCAGCCACCTGGGTGAGAACCTCGTTCTGTTCGAAAAAGAGGTTGAGGAAAGAACCGGCGGCGCGATTGACGTGGAAATCTACGACAGCGCGACACTCTACAAAGACAAGGAAGTTCCAGCCGCTGTCGGTTCTGGTGCTATTGAAGCTGGGGTTGCGTCCCTGACGCGCTATGTCGGCGATGCGCCTGTTGTTGACGTTTTCTATATGCCGTTCCTGTTCAACACTGAGGACAAGGTGCGTGCCGCCGTGGCCGAAGGGTCGCCCGTGCGGGCTGTGCTTGAAGAGGAAATCGCCAAAACCGGCGGTCAGGTTCTCTATTGGCAGGCCTATGGTGGTGCGATCTTGCTGTCACAAGGTGGCCCGATCCGCACTCCCGAAGACATGAAGGGCAAAAAAGCGCGGGTGTTTGGCAAAACGCTTGGTGACTTTGTTACCGCAGCGGGCGGGGCGCCCACATTGATTTCCGGCTCGGAGCAATATCTGGCCTACCAGCGTGGGACGGTTGATGTTGGTATGACCGGCATATCCGGTGTCAAATCCCGCAAGCTTTGGGAAGTGATGGATACAATTACCAAAACCAACCACGCAAACATCGAATTTGTGGTTGTCGTGAACAACGACTGGTGGGACGGCCTGTCACCCGAGTTGCAGGGCCATATCAAGGCAGCAGCACAAGTGGCGCAAGACGATGTACGCGACCGCATGAGCGGCATCGAAGCGGCAGCCTATAAAGCCGCTGAGGAGAACGGGATGACCATTGTGGACCTGTCAGATGCTGAACTGGCCGCATGGCAGGAGGTCGCACAGCCTGTTTATGATTCCTACCTTGAGGCGACGGGTGAAGCAGGTCAGAAGATCCTTGATTCTTTAGGTGCAGGTGGCTCCTGA
- a CDS encoding TRAP transporter small permease subunit has protein sequence MQGLMRGYIRGVDAVNYRLGRVAMYGIFVLMAILLWSSVSKTFFLPTLWTLEMAQFVMVGYYVLGGPYSIQLGANVRMDLLYSEWSIRRKAWFDLITVCFLIFYLSVLLYGAVSSTAYSLGYWKDAPFSYLFGVVIGTEEVGRMERSSSAWRPYMWPIKAVMIVGFFLMLLQCVSELFKDVLRLKGQTI, from the coding sequence ATGCAGGGTCTGATGCGGGGATATATTCGCGGCGTTGATGCGGTCAACTATCGCCTTGGGCGCGTGGCGATGTACGGGATATTCGTGTTGATGGCGATCCTGCTGTGGTCTTCGGTCAGCAAGACGTTCTTTCTGCCCACGCTCTGGACGCTGGAAATGGCGCAGTTCGTGATGGTCGGCTATTATGTCCTAGGCGGGCCCTATTCGATCCAACTGGGGGCGAATGTGCGGATGGACCTGCTTTATAGTGAATGGTCGATCCGGCGCAAAGCGTGGTTTGACCTGATAACCGTGTGTTTCCTGATCTTTTACCTCAGCGTGTTGCTTTATGGCGCGGTCAGTTCCACGGCCTATTCACTGGGCTATTGGAAAGACGCGCCGTTTTCCTATCTGTTTGGCGTCGTGATCGGCACCGAGGAAGTCGGCCGGATGGAACGATCATCGTCGGCCTGGCGACCCTATATGTGGCCGATCAAGGCGGTGATGATCGTGGGGTTTTTCCTGATGCTGCTGCAATGCGTCTCTGAGCTGTTCAAGGACGTGCTGCGTCTGAAAGGTCAGACCATCTAA
- the cobO gene encoding cob(I)yrinic acid a,c-diamide adenosyltransferase: MSEENERHNAKMRKIKAARDKMMEQKTEQKGLIMVHTGKGKGKSSSGFGMIMRCISHKIPCAVVQFIKGNWDTGEKSFLRDNYADECRFFVSGEGFTWETQDRARDIAAAENGWRIAKEQILDPDIQFVLLDEINIALRYDYLNIDEVVDFLLTQKPHMTHVCLTGRNAKPELIEAADLVTEMTLVKHPFKDGVVAQKGIEF, encoded by the coding sequence ATGTCTGAAGAAAACGAACGTCACAACGCCAAGATGCGTAAGATCAAAGCGGCACGCGACAAGATGATGGAGCAAAAGACCGAACAAAAGGGTCTCATCATGGTGCATACCGGGAAGGGCAAAGGGAAATCATCGTCTGGTTTCGGGATGATCATGCGCTGTATTTCGCACAAGATTCCCTGCGCCGTGGTCCAGTTCATCAAGGGCAACTGGGACACGGGCGAGAAGTCGTTCCTGCGTGACAATTATGCGGATGAATGCCGGTTTTTCGTTTCCGGCGAAGGCTTTACATGGGAAACACAGGACCGTGCGCGCGACATTGCGGCGGCGGAAAATGGCTGGCGGATCGCGAAAGAACAAATCCTCGATCCCGACATTCAATTCGTGCTGCTGGATGAGATAAACATCGCGCTGCGCTATGACTATCTGAACATCGACGAGGTGGTCGATTTCCTGCTGACGCAAAAGCCTCACATGACCCACGTCTGCCTGACCGGGCGCAATGCCAAGCCTGAACTGATTGAGGCCGCAGATCTCGTGACCGAGATGACTTTGGTGAAACACCCTTTCAAAGATGGTGTCGTTGCCCAAAAAGGCATCGAGTTCTAG
- a CDS encoding amino acid ABC transporter permease → MVNRRQAYEAHQRRRSLSIAGVSTALVLVAMILLVPLAPGWQAVKASFFDAAVFAETFPTLLQAFMIDVMIFAWSVPLILGLGLAIALARGARAPALFPLRIFGAVYVDVFRGVPVILTIYLIGFGIPGLGLPRPWNSPYIWGTVALVLTYSAYVAEVLRSGIESVHASQRNAAICLGLSERDTMRYVVLPQAIRRVVPANMNMLVALQKDVALLSFIGPVEILRQAGIYKSLLANFTPYLVAAVIFLMVTVPATRYADYLLNRDRNARS, encoded by the coding sequence GTGGTGAACCGCAGACAGGCATACGAGGCCCACCAGCGGCGTCGGTCGCTGAGCATTGCGGGCGTGAGTACGGCGCTTGTGCTGGTCGCAATGATCCTGCTTGTGCCGCTTGCGCCGGGCTGGCAAGCTGTCAAGGCCAGCTTTTTTGACGCCGCCGTGTTTGCCGAAACCTTCCCGACGCTTTTGCAGGCTTTCATGATTGATGTCATGATTTTCGCGTGGTCGGTGCCGCTGATCCTCGGACTGGGGCTTGCCATTGCGCTGGCGCGCGGCGCACGCGCGCCCGCCCTTTTCCCGCTGCGGATATTCGGTGCCGTCTATGTGGATGTGTTTCGCGGCGTGCCGGTAATCCTGACCATCTATCTGATCGGGTTTGGTATTCCGGGGCTTGGTCTGCCGCGCCCTTGGAATTCGCCCTACATCTGGGGAACGGTGGCGCTGGTGCTGACCTACTCGGCCTATGTGGCCGAGGTGCTGCGCTCCGGCATCGAGAGCGTGCATGCCAGTCAGCGCAACGCCGCCATCTGTCTGGGCCTGTCGGAGCGGGACACCATGCGCTATGTCGTGCTGCCGCAGGCCATCCGCCGCGTGGTGCCTGCCAATATGAACATGCTGGTGGCCCTTCAGAAGGATGTGGCATTGCTCAGCTTTATCGGCCCGGTCGAAATATTGCGTCAGGCGGGCATCTACAAAAGCCTGCTGGCCAATTTCACGCCTTATCTGGTGGCTGCAGTGATCTTTTTGATGGTGACCGTGCCCGCCACGCGCTACGCCGACTATCTGTTGAACCGAGACCGCAATGCCCGAAGCTAA
- a CDS encoding N-formylglutamate amidohydrolase, translating to MNQTQQMNNDAVVEVLNASGASDIVLVCEHASAFIPTALNDLGLSAEARHSHAAWDPGAKAVACEMARQLDAPLVASKVSRLVYDCNRPPDAPSAMPERSEVFDIPGNKKLTRNDRETRVARYYTPFHDRLKQVLSTKPDPVVVTIHSFTPIYQGIQREVEVGILYDQDTRLADAMLEVETGTFVTRRNDPYGPADGVTHTLKEHALPQGRRNVMIEIRNDLIETADAQTSLAIQMSRWVADAVTQSKDISCRV from the coding sequence ATGAATCAGACGCAACAGATGAACAATGACGCGGTGGTCGAGGTGCTGAATGCCTCGGGCGCTTCGGATATTGTGTTGGTTTGCGAACATGCCAGTGCGTTCATTCCGACTGCGCTCAATGATCTTGGCCTGTCCGCCGAGGCGCGGCACAGCCATGCGGCCTGGGACCCCGGTGCCAAGGCCGTGGCCTGTGAAATGGCCCGGCAATTAGACGCACCATTGGTGGCGTCAAAGGTGTCGCGGCTGGTCTATGACTGCAACCGCCCGCCCGATGCGCCCAGCGCCATGCCGGAGCGTAGCGAAGTTTTCGACATCCCCGGCAACAAAAAACTGACACGAAATGACCGCGAAACCCGGGTGGCCAGATACTACACCCCCTTTCATGACCGGCTGAAGCAGGTTTTGTCCACAAAGCCTGATCCCGTTGTGGTGACGATCCACAGTTTCACCCCGATCTACCAAGGCATCCAAAGAGAGGTTGAGGTCGGCATCCTGTATGATCAGGATACACGGCTTGCCGACGCGATGTTGGAGGTCGAAACCGGCACGTTTGTGACCCGGCGCAATGATCCTTACGGGCCTGCCGATGGAGTCACACATACCTTGAAAGAACACGCGCTGCCGCAGGGCCGCCGCAATGTGATGATCGAAATTCGCAACGATCTGATCGAAACAGCGGACGCGCAGACCTCTTTGGCGATACAGATGTCACGTTGGGTCGCGGACGCAGTCACGCAAAGCAAGGACATCTCATGCAGGGTCTGA
- a CDS encoding TRAP transporter small permease: MAATGAMLTYEVIARYFFVKPTIWAAELSQLCLIWGCFLALPHLLVLRRHITVNAVTNLLPEGAQKLCAAFALVAVIVFSSIVAIYGWHIFYESFSRGRTTGSLLNLPVWIAELSVPVGFGMLALQGLVELIRLPGAGTTSLGATHE; the protein is encoded by the coding sequence ATGGCTGCCACGGGTGCCATGCTCACCTATGAGGTGATCGCCAGATACTTCTTTGTCAAACCGACGATCTGGGCCGCTGAACTCAGTCAGCTTTGCCTGATCTGGGGGTGTTTTCTGGCGCTGCCGCATCTGTTGGTTTTGCGTCGCCATATTACGGTGAACGCTGTCACCAACCTCTTGCCCGAGGGCGCGCAGAAGCTCTGCGCCGCTTTCGCGCTGGTGGCGGTTATTGTGTTTTCCTCGATCGTCGCGATTTACGGCTGGCATATATTCTACGAGAGCTTTTCACGTGGGCGCACGACAGGGTCGCTGCTGAACTTGCCGGTCTGGATTGCCGAACTGTCCGTACCCGTCGGGTTCGGCATGCTCGCCTTGCAAGGCCTTGTTGAGTTGATCCGTCTGCCGGGTGCTGGCACCACAAGCCTTGGAGCGACGCACGAATGA